One Dromiciops gliroides isolate mDroGli1 chromosome 3, mDroGli1.pri, whole genome shotgun sequence DNA segment encodes these proteins:
- the CCDC153 gene encoding coiled-coil domain-containing protein 153 isoform X2, with the protein MPPKSKGKGSRAGGQKKKKKSPDAEAKIKHRRTAPELDILRDHLEMSRQYQALREETETQSHRLKEEVKVLRKELETCQREAKTAKGEAEQALAERDKTLAQLQAYVTEMEAKYEEILHRSLDGLLTKLTTAKLEWDATALRLHERHKEQLQQFGLNPLDL; encoded by the exons ATGCCaccaaaaagcaaaggaaagggaTCAAGAGCTGggggacagaaaaagaaaaagaagagtccAG ATGCTGAAGCCAAGATTAAACACAGGAGAACAGCCCCGGAGTTGGACATCCTTCGTGACCATCTGG AGATGAGTCGTCAGTACCAAGCCCTGAGGGAGGAGACTGAGACACAGAGCCATCGGCTGAAAGAAGAAGTAAAGGTCCTTCGGAAAGAGCTGG AGACATgccaaagagaggcaaaaactgCTAAGGGAGAGGCTGAACAGGCATTAGCAGAGCGAGACAAGACCCTTGCTCAGCTACAGGCCTATGTGACAGAGATGGAGGCTAAATATGAAGAAATTCTACAT CGCAGCCTGGATGGACTTTTGACCAAACTGACAACAGCCAAGCTGGAGTGGGATGCAACGGCTCTGAGGCTCCATGAGAGGCACAAAGAACAGCTTCAGCAATTTGGGCTCAACCCCCTGgacctctga
- the CCDC153 gene encoding coiled-coil domain-containing protein 153 isoform X1: MPPKSKGKGSRAGGQKKKKKSPDAEAKIKHRRTAPELDILRDHLALQRDETRQAIACRERLRARLQELEAEAEGARADVKAVYSEMSRQYQALREETETQSHRLKEEVKVLRKELETCQREAKTAKGEAEQALAERDKTLAQLQAYVTEMEAKYEEILHRSLDGLLTKLTTAKLEWDATALRLHERHKEQLQQFGLNPLDL; the protein is encoded by the exons ATGCCaccaaaaagcaaaggaaagggaTCAAGAGCTGggggacagaaaaagaaaaagaagagtccAG ATGCTGAAGCCAAGATTAAACACAGGAGAACAGCCCCGGAGTTGGACATCCTTCGTGACCATCTGG CTCTTCAGCGGGATGAGACTCGTCAGGCCATTGCCTGCAGAGAACGCCTACGAGCAAGGCTGCAGGAGTTGGAGGCTGAGGCAGAGGGCGCTAGGGCTGATGTCAAGGCTGTGTATTCAG AGATGAGTCGTCAGTACCAAGCCCTGAGGGAGGAGACTGAGACACAGAGCCATCGGCTGAAAGAAGAAGTAAAGGTCCTTCGGAAAGAGCTGG AGACATgccaaagagaggcaaaaactgCTAAGGGAGAGGCTGAACAGGCATTAGCAGAGCGAGACAAGACCCTTGCTCAGCTACAGGCCTATGTGACAGAGATGGAGGCTAAATATGAAGAAATTCTACAT CGCAGCCTGGATGGACTTTTGACCAAACTGACAACAGCCAAGCTGGAGTGGGATGCAACGGCTCTGAGGCTCCATGAGAGGCACAAAGAACAGCTTCAGCAATTTGGGCTCAACCCCCTGgacctctga
- the PDZD3 gene encoding Na(+)/H(+) exchange regulatory cofactor NHE-RF4 yields MADPQDTTTLTLKFQFNPKLGIDNPALSLADDHLDSWGPQRPRFCLLSKEEGGRFGFYLHKELGRAGHIVRRVEPGTSAQRQGLQNGDRILGVNGDTVEHEDYCGVVRRIRASGPRVLLIVLAGHVEEAVRAQQPDGSRLCPVLDSGVRPRLCYVAKDEGGFGFSITHGKRGFFWLMLSCGGAAELAGVPQGARLLEVNGISVESFSHSQLSRKLRESGDHVALLVVGPEVEEQCRQLGLPLAAPLAEGWALPARPRRLHLEKGPKGFGFLLREEKGPSGKLGQFLWEVDAGLPADQAGMRAGDRLVAVAGESVEGMNHEEAVTRIRAEGHHLSLIVVDPDADSFYRMVRLSPLLFLEDAGSQAEGPASSQKLPSVSQGEDQASLSTDLASPLGVSTSLVPPALPSFRQCLLSPGPNGGYGFRLSCGADKPDIVISQVTPGGSASQAGLHIGDVILEVNGQSVSRENIFEVLQQLIDTKPPLRLRLVAQGRGSTEAWSSLEPGKDWIVPSERL; encoded by the exons ATCCCCAGGACACAACCACATTAACTCT GAAGTTTCAATTTAACCCAAAGCTGGGGATTGATAATCCTGCACTCTCATTAGCTGACGACCACCTTG ATTCCTGGGGCCCTCAGCGCCCTCGCTTCTGTCTTCTGagcaaggaggaggggggaagatttGGCTTCTATCTGCATAAAGAGCTGGGCCGGGCTGGGCACATAGTCCGAAGGGTGGAACCAGGCACTTCTGCTCAGCGCCAAGGACTTCAGAATGGAGACCGGATCCTGGGGGTCAATGGGGACACTGTGGAGCATGAGGACTACTGTGGG GTGGTACGGCGAATCCGGGCTAGCGGTCCCCGGGTACTGCTGATAGTGTTGGCAGGACACGTGGAGGAGGCTGTTCGTGCTCAGCAGCCTGATGGCAGCCGTCTCTGTCCTGTCCTGGATTCTGGTGTCCGACCTCGGCTGTGCTATGTGGCAAAAGATGAGGGTGGCTTTGGCTTCAGCATCACCCATG GAAAGAGGGGCTTTTTCTGGTTGATGTTGAGTTGTGGAGGAGCAGCAGAGCTGGCAGGGGTGCCCCAGGGGGCTCGGTTGCTGGAAGTCAATGGGATCAGTGTGGAGAGTTTCTCACATAGTCAGCTCAGCAGAAAG CTTCGGGAGAGCGGGGATCACGTGGCCCTCTTGGTGGTAGGGCCAGAAGTGGAAGAACAGTGTCGTCAGCTGGGCTTACCCCTGGCTGCCCCCTTGGCTGAGGGCTGGGCACTGCCTGCCCGGCCACGCCGGTTGCATCTAGAAAAAGGACCCAAGGGCTTTGGGTTCTTGCTTCGAGAGGAGAAAGGCCCCAGTGGGAAGCTTG GGCAGTTCCTATGGGAGGTGGACGCAGGGCTGCCAGCAGATCAAGCTGGGATGCGGGCTGGGGACAGACTGGTCGCTGTGGCTGGGGAGAGTGTGGAGGGAATGAATCACGAGGAGGCTGTGACCAGGATCCGGGCCGAGGGCCACCATCTCTCCCTGATCGTAGTGGACCCTGATGCTGACAGCTTTTATAGGATG GTCCGcctgtctcctctcctcttcttggaGGATGCTGGTTCCCAAGCAGAAGGTCCTGCTTCTTCCCAGAAGCTCCCTTCAGTATCCCAGGGGGAGGATCAAGCATCCTTGTCAACAGATCTGGCCTCACCACTTGGAGTCTCTACCTCCCTTGTTCCTCCTGCCCTACCCAGCTTCCGGCAATGCCTTCTGAGCCCGGGGCCTAATGGTGGTTATGGTTTCCGACTCAGTTGTGGAGCCGATAAGCCTGATATCGTTATTTCCCAG GTGACCCCAGGGGGCTCAGCTTCCCAAGCAGGACTTCATATAGGGGATGTGATTCTGGAGGTGAATGGACAATCTGTGAGTAGGGAGAATATTTTTGAGGTGCTGCAGCAGCTGATTGACACTAAGCCACCCCTTCGCCTGAGGCTGGTGGCCCAGGGAAGAGGAAGCACTGAGGCCTGGAGCTCTTTAGAACCAGGAAAG GACTGGATTGTTCCCTCTGAGAGGCTCTAG